The Gloeocapsa sp. DLM2.Bin57 genomic sequence CCAGATTATTGGTTACTATAATTTCAGCTTTGGCAACTATAGCAGTAGCTAAAACATGACGATCTTTAAGGTCATTTGACATCAAATTTATTAACTCTAAAGGAACTTCTACCATTGCACCTGAGAAAGCTTTATTCATTGTTAATATTAACTTAGAAGCTTTGCTGGGTGTTAATTGATATTGCTTAATAAGATTCCGCTTAATTTCAGTAAGAAGATGTTCTGACCAATATAAATGATATAAATCTGCCCAAGCAACAGACAATAAAACATCTCTTAAGTACTGGGGAATTAGAACACAAGCATCTAAAACCACCCTAGGCTTTTTCATCTAATTCATATAACCCCAATTCTTCTGTCATATTAATTAATTCATCTAAAGCCTCTTCTCGTTGTTTATCTCGTTTTTCCTTATAATTTATCAAGTCTTCTAGATAAATTTTTCGATGAGTTCCTACCTTGGTATAAGGAATTTCCCCCTGTTCTAAGAGTTTAATTAAAAAAGGTCGTGATACTCCCAGAAT encodes the following:
- a CDS encoding PIN domain-containing protein, with the protein product MKKPRVVLDACVLIPQYLRDVLLSVAWADLYHLYWSEHLLTEIKRNLIKQYQLTPSKASKLILTMNKAFSGAMVEVPLELINLMSNDLKDRHVLATAIVAKAEIIVTNNLADFQPSSLESWEITAQSPDVFLTNLFNNYPEEIVQIIQKQSSKYQNPKKSVLELLDFLGQKASLSTFSSCVKSVLDRELS